In the genome of Pseudomonas protegens, one region contains:
- the pdxB gene encoding 4-phosphoerythronate dehydrogenase PdxB — MLIVADENIPLIEEFFAGFGEIRRFPGRAIDRATVEQADVLLVRSVTQVDRQLLEGSPVRFVGTCTIGTDHLDLDYFQQAGISWSSAPGCNARGVVDYVLGSLLTLAEIEGADLTQRCYGVVGAGEVGGRLIKVLRGLGWQVLVCDPQRQAAEGGDYVSLEQLIERCDVISLHTPLTRHGEHATWHLLDRQRLNRLKQGTWLINAARGPVVDNQALREVLLQREDLQAVLDVWEEEPTVDRELADLCVLATPHIAGYSLDGKQRGTAQIYQAYCRFLGQAEQVSLASLLPAPWVPQVSVNANADPAWALAMICRAVYDPRRDDADFRRSLVDDVAQQRAAFDGLRKHYPERREVDGLQVRIQGESPVLSRIVRALGASQV; from the coding sequence ATGTTGATTGTTGCCGACGAAAATATTCCCCTGATTGAAGAGTTCTTTGCCGGTTTCGGGGAGATCCGGCGTTTCCCCGGGCGCGCCATTGATCGGGCGACTGTGGAGCAGGCGGACGTGCTGCTGGTGCGCTCGGTGACCCAGGTCGACCGCCAATTGCTCGAAGGCAGCCCCGTGCGTTTTGTCGGCACCTGCACCATCGGCACCGATCACCTGGACCTGGACTACTTTCAGCAAGCGGGGATCAGTTGGTCCAGCGCCCCGGGCTGCAATGCCCGTGGCGTGGTGGACTATGTGCTGGGCAGCCTGTTGACCCTGGCCGAGATCGAAGGGGCGGACCTGACGCAACGCTGTTACGGCGTGGTGGGGGCCGGCGAGGTCGGTGGGCGCTTGATCAAGGTCCTGCGTGGCCTGGGCTGGCAGGTACTGGTCTGCGACCCGCAACGTCAGGCGGCGGAAGGCGGCGACTACGTCAGCCTGGAGCAGTTGATCGAACGTTGCGACGTCATCAGCCTGCACACCCCACTGACCCGGCACGGCGAGCATGCCACCTGGCACCTGCTGGATCGGCAGCGCCTGAACCGGCTCAAGCAGGGCACCTGGTTGATCAACGCGGCCCGTGGCCCGGTGGTGGATAACCAGGCGCTGCGTGAAGTGCTGCTGCAGCGTGAGGATTTGCAGGCGGTGCTGGATGTCTGGGAAGAGGAGCCGACCGTGGACCGCGAACTGGCGGACCTGTGCGTGCTGGCCACGCCGCATATCGCCGGTTACAGCCTGGACGGCAAGCAGCGTGGCACGGCACAGATCTACCAGGCCTATTGCCGTTTTCTCGGGCAGGCCGAACAGGTCAGTCTGGCCAGCTTGCTGCCGGCGCCCTGGGTGCCGCAAGTGAGCGTCAATGCCAATGCCGACCCGGCCTGGGCCCTGGCGATGATCTGCCGGGCGGTGTACGACCCGCGCCGTGATGATGCGGATTTTCGCCGCAGTCTGGTGGACGATGTCGCCCAGCAGCGCGCCGCCTTCGATGGCCTGCGCAAGCATTACCCGGAGCGCCGCGAAGTGGATGGCCTGCAAGTGCGGATTCAAGGCGAGTCGCCGGTCTTGAGCCGGATCGTCCGGGCTCTGGGGGCCAGCCAAGTCTGA
- a CDS encoding ABC transporter transmembrane domain-containing protein, translated as MNCMLSSRHRRALHLASRFIAPYRWQALGALLALIVTAGITLSMGQGIRLLVDQGFMTQSPHLLNQSIGLFLLLVLALAVGTFVRFYLVSWIGERCVADIRRQVFNHLIYLHPGFYENNRSSEIQSRLTADTTLLQSVIGSSLSLFLRNALMVLGGIILLFITNPKLTSIVVVALPLVLAPILIFGRRVRSLSRLSQDRIADVGSYVSETLGQIKTVQAYNHQAQDEQRFAVTVEEAFDTARKRIVQRAWLITLVIVLVLGAVGVMLWVGGMDVIAGRISGGELAAFVFYSLIVGSAFGTLSEVIGELQRAAGAAERIAELLRADSSIQPPSSGLVSLPARVRGDLQLEDLGFAYPSRPDRYAVDGLTLTVRAGETLALVGPSGAGKSTLYDLLLRFYDPQRGRILLDGVPVTQLDPQDLRRCFALVSQNPALFYGSIEENIRYGKPDATLTEVQEAAKIAYAHEFIEQMPEGYQTHLGDGGMGLSGGQRQRLAIARALLVDAPILLLDEATSALDAQSEHLIQQALPSLMKDRTTLVIAHRLATVKNADRIAVMDQGKLVAVGTHQQLIASSPLYARLAALQFSDGPPASV; from the coding sequence ATGAACTGCATGCTCTCTTCTCGTCACCGCCGGGCGTTGCATCTGGCCAGCCGCTTTATCGCTCCCTACCGTTGGCAGGCGCTGGGCGCCTTGCTGGCGTTGATCGTCACTGCCGGCATTACCCTGTCCATGGGGCAGGGCATCCGCCTGCTGGTGGACCAGGGTTTCATGACCCAGTCGCCGCATTTGCTGAATCAGTCCATTGGTTTGTTCCTGCTGCTGGTCCTGGCCCTGGCGGTGGGCACCTTTGTGCGTTTCTACCTGGTGTCGTGGATCGGCGAGCGCTGTGTGGCGGACATCCGGCGCCAGGTGTTCAATCACCTGATCTACCTGCACCCCGGGTTCTACGAGAACAACCGCAGTTCGGAGATCCAGTCGCGGCTGACGGCGGACACCACTTTGCTGCAGTCGGTGATCGGCTCTTCGCTGTCGTTGTTTTTGCGCAATGCGCTGATGGTGCTCGGCGGCATCATTTTGCTGTTCATCACCAACCCCAAGCTCACCAGTATCGTGGTGGTGGCCTTGCCGCTGGTGCTGGCGCCGATTCTGATCTTCGGTCGCCGGGTCCGCAGCCTGTCGCGCCTGAGCCAGGACCGGATCGCCGATGTCGGCAGCTACGTCTCGGAAACCCTGGGCCAGATCAAGACGGTCCAGGCCTATAACCACCAGGCCCAGGACGAGCAGCGTTTCGCCGTGACGGTGGAAGAAGCCTTCGATACGGCGCGCAAGCGCATCGTCCAGCGTGCCTGGCTGATTACCCTGGTGATCGTCCTGGTCCTGGGAGCGGTGGGGGTGATGCTCTGGGTCGGCGGCATGGATGTCATTGCCGGGCGCATTTCCGGCGGTGAGCTGGCAGCGTTCGTCTTCTACAGCCTGATCGTCGGCAGTGCCTTCGGCACCTTGAGTGAAGTGATTGGCGAGTTGCAGCGGGCCGCGGGGGCGGCGGAACGCATTGCCGAATTGCTGCGGGCGGACAGCAGCATCCAGCCGCCTAGCAGCGGCCTGGTGAGCCTGCCGGCGCGGGTGCGTGGCGATCTGCAACTGGAGGATCTGGGGTTCGCCTACCCGTCGCGGCCGGATCGCTATGCCGTCGACGGTTTGACTCTGACGGTGCGGGCCGGGGAAACCCTGGCGCTGGTGGGGCCTTCGGGAGCGGGAAAATCCACGCTCTACGACCTGTTGCTGCGTTTCTATGATCCCCAGCGGGGGCGGATACTGCTGGACGGCGTTCCCGTGACCCAGCTCGATCCGCAGGATCTGCGCCGCTGTTTTGCCCTGGTGTCGCAGAACCCGGCGCTGTTCTACGGCAGCATCGAAGAGAACATCCGCTACGGCAAGCCTGACGCGACCCTGACCGAGGTTCAGGAAGCGGCGAAGATCGCCTACGCCCACGAGTTCATCGAGCAGATGCCAGAGGGTTATCAGACTCATCTGGGGGATGGCGGTATGGGGCTTTCCGGCGGCCAGCGGCAACGTCTGGCAATAGCCCGGGCGTTGTTGGTGGACGCGCCGATCCTATTGCTGGATGAGGCCACCAGCGCCCTGGATGCGCAGAGTGAACATCTGATTCAGCAGGCGTTGCCCAGTCTGATGAAGGACCGCACCACCCTGGTGATTGCCCATCGCCTGGCCACGGTGAAGAATGCCGACCGCATCGCGGTCATGGATCAGGGCAAGCTGGTGGCGGTGGGGACTCATCAGCAACTGATCGCCAGCAGTCCGCTGTATGCGCGATTGGCGGCCCTGCAATTCAGCGACGGCCCGCCGGCCTCTGTGTAG
- the rlmM gene encoding 23S rRNA (cytidine(2498)-2'-O)-methyltransferase RlmM, translated as MYTLFIHCRPGFEGEVCSEIADYAARLNVAGYAKAKPSSACAEFICTEDDGAQRLMLGLRFSELIFPRQWARGGFIELPEIDRISVILAYLAHFPQCGSLWLEVVDTNDGKELSNFCKKFEGPLRKALSAAGKLVDDATKPRLLLTFKSGREVFVGLADAGNSAMWPMGIPRLKFPREAPSRSTLKLEEAWHHFIPRDQWDERLHSDMTGVDLGAAPGGWTWQLVNRGMLVTAVDNGPMAESLMDTGLVQHLMADGFTFKPRQPVDWMVCDIVEKPARNAALLETWIGEGHCREAVVNLKLPMKQRYAEVKRLLERIEDGFKARGIRVAIGCKQLYHDREEVTCHLRRLDVKKPKSA; from the coding sequence ATGTACACCCTGTTTATCCATTGCCGGCCCGGTTTCGAGGGCGAAGTCTGCTCCGAGATCGCCGATTACGCGGCCCGCTTGAATGTCGCGGGCTACGCCAAGGCCAAGCCCAGCAGCGCCTGCGCCGAGTTCATCTGCACCGAGGACGACGGCGCCCAGCGCCTGATGCTGGGCTTGCGCTTCTCGGAACTGATCTTTCCCCGGCAGTGGGCCCGTGGCGGCTTCATCGAGTTGCCGGAAATCGACCGCATCAGCGTGATCCTGGCCTACCTGGCCCACTTTCCCCAGTGCGGCAGCCTGTGGCTGGAGGTGGTGGATACCAATGACGGCAAGGAACTGTCGAACTTCTGCAAGAAGTTCGAAGGTCCGTTGCGCAAGGCCCTGAGCGCTGCCGGCAAGCTGGTGGACGACGCCACCAAGCCGCGCTTGCTGCTGACCTTCAAGAGCGGCCGTGAAGTTTTCGTCGGACTGGCGGATGCGGGCAATTCGGCCATGTGGCCCATGGGCATTCCACGGCTGAAGTTCCCCCGGGAAGCGCCGAGCCGTTCGACCCTGAAGCTGGAAGAGGCCTGGCACCACTTCATCCCCCGCGATCAATGGGACGAGCGCCTGCACAGCGACATGACCGGGGTTGACCTGGGCGCGGCGCCGGGAGGCTGGACCTGGCAACTGGTCAATCGCGGCATGCTGGTGACCGCCGTCGATAACGGCCCGATGGCCGAAAGCCTGATGGACACCGGTCTGGTGCAGCACTTGATGGCCGACGGTTTTACCTTCAAGCCACGGCAGCCGGTGGACTGGATGGTCTGCGATATCGTCGAGAAGCCGGCGCGCAACGCGGCGCTGCTGGAAACCTGGATCGGCGAGGGCCATTGCCGCGAAGCGGTGGTCAACCTGAAGCTGCCGATGAAGCAGCGTTATGCCGAAGTGAAGCGCTTGCTGGAGCGGATTGAAGACGGCTTCAAGGCCCGGGGGATTCGCGTGGCGATTGGTTGCAAGCAGCTGTATCACGACCGTGAAGAAGTGACCTGCCACCTGCGGCGCCTGGATGTGAAAAAGCCCAAATCGGCGTAG
- a CDS encoding PA1571 family protein: protein MSLQHSSNDKIQVIRTQPNQSLGCAIIDAQGREVPITEDMIQNACRELEKRLVKPARQD from the coding sequence ATGTCCTTGCAACACAGCAGCAATGACAAGATTCAAGTGATCCGTACCCAGCCGAACCAGTCTCTAGGGTGTGCCATCATCGACGCTCAGGGTCGCGAAGTACCTATTACTGAAGACATGATCCAGAACGCCTGCCGCGAACTGGAAAAGCGACTGGTCAAGCCTGCTCGGCAAGATTGA
- a CDS encoding MATE family efflux transporter yields MNSVTDTPSNTAISRPARVGRELRDLLQLALPIMIAQVATTAMGFVDAVMAGRVSSRDLAAVALGNSIWIPVFLLMTGTLLATTPKVAQRFGAGKLHEIGPVVRQALWLALVAGISATLMLVSAEPILHLMNVDPELIKPCMGYLHGIASGLPAVALYYVLRCLSDGLGRTVPSMVIGLCGLALNIPINYIFIYGHFGVPAMGGVGCGWATAIVMWAMMLGMAGWIAWAPAYRKIQLFCQFDWPQGAVIGRLLSVGLPIGIAVFAESSIFAVIALLIGSLGATVVAGHQIALNVSALMFMIPYSLAMAVTVRVGQSLGRQQPRNARFSAGVGMGAALAYACLSASLMFLLREPIASIYTNDPLVIQVASMLIVYSALFQFSDGIQVTAAGALRGYQDTRVTMILTLFAYWGIGLPVGYVLGLTDWFGPARGPSGLWEGLIAGLTCAALMLLIRLTRSARKQIRISRSAG; encoded by the coding sequence GTGAATTCCGTGACCGACACCCCCTCCAACACTGCCATCAGCCGCCCTGCCCGGGTCGGCCGCGAACTGCGGGACCTGCTGCAACTGGCCCTGCCCATCATGATTGCCCAGGTGGCCACCACCGCCATGGGCTTTGTCGACGCGGTGATGGCCGGCCGGGTCAGCTCGCGGGACCTGGCGGCCGTGGCCCTGGGCAACTCGATCTGGATTCCGGTGTTCCTGCTGATGACCGGCACCCTGCTGGCCACCACGCCCAAGGTCGCCCAGCGCTTTGGCGCCGGCAAGCTGCACGAGATCGGCCCGGTGGTACGCCAGGCCCTGTGGCTGGCCCTGGTCGCCGGGATCTCGGCGACACTGATGCTGGTCAGCGCCGAACCGATCCTGCACCTGATGAACGTCGATCCTGAACTGATCAAGCCCTGCATGGGCTATCTGCATGGCATCGCCAGCGGACTGCCGGCGGTGGCGCTGTACTACGTGCTGCGCTGCCTGAGCGACGGCCTGGGACGCACGGTGCCGAGCATGGTCATCGGCCTGTGTGGTCTGGCCCTGAACATCCCCATCAACTACATCTTCATCTATGGCCACTTCGGCGTGCCGGCCATGGGTGGCGTGGGCTGTGGCTGGGCCACCGCCATCGTCATGTGGGCCATGATGCTGGGCATGGCCGGCTGGATTGCCTGGGCACCGGCCTATCGCAAGATCCAGTTGTTCTGCCAGTTCGACTGGCCACAGGGGGCCGTGATCGGGCGCTTGCTCAGCGTCGGCCTGCCCATCGGCATCGCGGTATTCGCCGAGTCGAGCATCTTCGCGGTGATCGCCCTGTTGATCGGCAGCCTGGGAGCCACGGTGGTGGCCGGACACCAGATCGCCCTCAACGTCAGCGCCCTGATGTTCATGATCCCCTACTCCCTGGCCATGGCCGTGACCGTGCGGGTCGGCCAGTCCCTGGGACGCCAGCAGCCGCGCAACGCACGCTTCAGCGCCGGTGTCGGCATGGGCGCGGCCCTGGCTTATGCCTGCCTGTCGGCGAGCCTGATGTTCCTGCTGCGCGAACCCATCGCCTCGATCTACACCAACGACCCACTGGTGATCCAGGTCGCTTCGATGCTCATCGTCTACTCGGCGCTGTTCCAGTTCTCCGACGGCATCCAGGTCACCGCCGCCGGCGCACTGCGGGGGTATCAGGACACCCGGGTGACCATGATCCTGACCCTGTTCGCTTATTGGGGGATTGGCCTGCCGGTCGGCTACGTCCTGGGCCTGACCGACTGGTTCGGTCCGGCGCGTGGCCCGAGCGGCCTGTGGGAGGGCTTGATTGCCGGCTTGACCTGCGCCGCGCTGATGCTGCTGATCCGCTTGACCCGCAGCGCGCGCAAGCAGATCCGCATCAGCCGTTCGGCCGGTTAA
- the tusA gene encoding sulfurtransferase TusA produces the protein MSQIIDTPVDGTLDATGLNCPEPVMMLHQHIRDLPAGGLLKVIATDPSTRRDIPKFCVFLDHELVAQQEEAGTYLYWIRKKLD, from the coding sequence ATGAGTCAAATCATCGATACGCCGGTCGACGGCACCCTTGACGCCACCGGCCTCAATTGCCCCGAGCCGGTGATGATGCTGCACCAGCACATCCGCGACCTGCCGGCAGGCGGGCTGTTGAAAGTGATCGCCACCGACCCCTCCACCCGCCGCGACATTCCCAAGTTCTGTGTGTTTCTCGACCACGAACTGGTGGCGCAGCAGGAAGAGGCCGGAACCTACCTCTACTGGATTCGCAAGAAGCTCGATTAA
- a CDS encoding CPBP family intramembrane glutamic endopeptidase: MTALPWMYLALLSIGYALALSYGQLGLLAALSILLLLCAGFAVRQQRSRVGQYLGHGLFVVLALALAMHWLPGFYNGRAIDPQRFTDDAVPFSMYLNQDKPLIGFWLLLVCPWIVGRRSLRLSLYASAVALTLCAVAALGGALLLGIISWAPKWPDQAWLWVLNNLLLVTLVEEALFRGYIQGGLSRRFKALPYGENLALLCAALLFGLVHLGAGWQWTLLAGIAGVGYGLAYRFGGLSAAIATHFGLNLLHFGLFTYPMLAG, encoded by the coding sequence ATGACCGCTCTGCCATGGATGTATCTGGCACTCCTTTCCATTGGCTACGCACTGGCCCTGAGCTATGGCCAACTGGGGCTGCTGGCCGCCCTTTCGATCCTCCTCCTGCTGTGTGCCGGCTTTGCCGTGCGCCAGCAACGCAGTCGGGTCGGCCAGTACCTGGGCCACGGCCTGTTCGTGGTGCTGGCCCTGGCCCTGGCCATGCACTGGTTGCCTGGCTTCTACAACGGCCGGGCCATCGACCCGCAACGTTTTACCGATGATGCCGTGCCGTTTTCCATGTACCTGAACCAGGACAAGCCGCTGATCGGTTTCTGGTTGCTGCTGGTGTGTCCATGGATCGTCGGCCGGCGCTCGTTGCGCCTGTCGCTGTATGCCAGCGCCGTGGCCCTGACCCTGTGTGCAGTGGCGGCGCTAGGTGGCGCGCTGCTGCTGGGGATCATCAGCTGGGCCCCGAAATGGCCAGATCAGGCCTGGCTGTGGGTGCTGAACAACCTGCTGCTGGTGACCCTGGTGGAGGAAGCGCTGTTCCGTGGCTACATCCAGGGTGGCCTGAGCCGACGCTTCAAGGCGCTGCCCTACGGCGAGAACCTGGCGCTGCTGTGCGCAGCCCTGCTGTTCGGCCTGGTGCATCTGGGCGCGGGGTGGCAATGGACCCTACTGGCGGGCATCGCCGGGGTCGGCTACGGTCTGGCTTATCGTTTTGGCGGCCTGAGCGCGGCGATTGCCACTCACTTCGGCCTCAATCTGCTGCATTTCGGCTTGTTCACCTACCCGATGCTGGCCGGATAA
- the acnA gene encoding aconitate hydratase AcnA, which yields MPSLDSLKTLKTLKVDDKTYHYFSLPDAAKSLGDIDALPMSLKVLLENLLRWEDDKTVTGADLKALAAWLKERRSDREIQYRPARVLMQDFTGVPAVVDLAAMRAAMAKAGGDPQRINPLSPVDLVIDHSVMVDKFASSSAFEQNVDIEMQRNGERYAFLRWGQSAFDNFSVVPPGTGICHQVNLEYLGRTVWTKDEDGRTYAFPDTLVGTDSHTTMINGLGVLGWGVGGIEAEAAMLGQPVSMLIPEVIGFKLTGKLKEGITATDLVLTVTQMLRKKGVVGKFVEFYGDGLADLPLADRATIANMAPEYGATCGFFPVDDITLDYLRLSGRPAELVKLVEAYSKAQGLWRLPGKEPLFTDSLELDMGSVEASLAGPKRPQDRVALPNVAQAFTDFLDLQFKPTSKEEGRLESEGGGGVAVGNADLVGEADYQYDGQTYRLKNGAVVIAAITSCTNTSNPSVMMAAGLVAKKAVEQGLQRKPWVKSSLAPGSKVVTDYYKAAGLTQYLDQLGFDLVGYGCTTCIGNSGPLQEPIEKAIQQADLTVASVLSGNRNFEGRVHPLVKTNWLASPPLVVAYALAGTVRIDLSSEPLGQGKDGQPVYLRDIWPSSQEIAEAVAQVNTRMFHKEYAEVFAGDAQWQAIEVPQAATYVWQDDSTYIQHPPFFDDIAGPLPQIKDVNGARVLALLGDSVTTDHISPAGNIKVDSPAGRYLRDKGVEPRDFNSYGSRRGNHEVMMRGTFANIRIRNEMLGGEEGGNTLYIPTGEKLAIYDAAMRYQADGTPLVVIAGQEYGTGSSRDWAAKGTNLLGVKAVIAESFERIHRSNLVGMGVLPLQFKLDQNRKSLKLTGKETLDILGLSDVELTPRMNLPLVITREDGSQEKIEVLCRIDTLNEVEYFKSGGILHYVLRQLIAS from the coding sequence ATGCCATCCCTCGATAGCCTGAAAACCCTTAAAACCCTGAAGGTCGATGACAAGACCTATCACTATTTCAGCCTGCCGGACGCCGCCAAGAGCCTGGGTGACATCGACGCCCTGCCGATGTCGCTGAAAGTCCTGCTGGAAAACCTGCTGCGCTGGGAAGACGACAAGACCGTCACCGGCGCCGACCTCAAGGCCCTCGCGGCCTGGCTCAAGGAACGCCGCTCCGACCGCGAGATCCAGTACCGCCCCGCGCGGGTGCTGATGCAGGACTTCACCGGAGTGCCGGCGGTGGTCGACCTGGCGGCCATGCGCGCCGCCATGGCCAAGGCCGGCGGCGATCCGCAGCGGATCAACCCGCTGTCGCCGGTGGACCTGGTGATCGACCACTCGGTGATGGTGGACAAGTTCGCCAGCAGCAGCGCCTTCGAACAGAACGTCGACATCGAAATGCAGCGCAACGGCGAACGCTACGCCTTCCTGCGCTGGGGCCAGAGCGCCTTCGACAACTTCAGCGTGGTGCCGCCGGGCACCGGCATCTGCCACCAGGTCAACCTGGAATACCTGGGACGCACGGTCTGGACCAAGGACGAGGATGGCCGCACCTACGCCTTCCCCGACACCCTGGTGGGCACCGACTCCCACACCACCATGATCAACGGCCTCGGCGTGCTCGGCTGGGGCGTCGGCGGGATCGAGGCGGAGGCGGCCATGCTCGGCCAGCCGGTGTCGATGCTGATTCCGGAAGTCATCGGCTTCAAGCTCACCGGCAAGCTCAAGGAAGGCATCACCGCCACCGACCTGGTGCTGACGGTGACCCAGATGCTGCGCAAGAAGGGCGTAGTGGGCAAGTTCGTCGAGTTCTATGGCGACGGCCTGGCCGACCTGCCCCTGGCGGACCGCGCCACCATCGCCAACATGGCACCGGAATACGGCGCCACCTGCGGCTTCTTCCCGGTGGACGACATCACCCTGGATTACCTGCGCCTGTCCGGGCGCCCTGCCGAGCTGGTGAAGCTGGTGGAGGCCTACAGCAAGGCCCAGGGCCTGTGGCGCCTGCCCGGCAAGGAACCGCTGTTCACCGACAGCCTGGAACTGGACATGGGCAGCGTCGAAGCCAGTCTCGCCGGCCCCAAACGGCCACAGGACCGGGTTGCACTGCCCAACGTGGCCCAAGCGTTCACTGACTTTCTCGACCTGCAGTTCAAACCCACCAGCAAGGAAGAAGGCCGCCTGGAAAGCGAAGGCGGCGGTGGTGTTGCCGTCGGCAATGCCGATCTGGTGGGCGAAGCCGACTACCAATACGACGGCCAGACCTATCGCCTGAAAAACGGCGCGGTGGTGATCGCCGCCATCACCTCCTGCACCAACACCTCCAACCCCAGCGTGATGATGGCCGCCGGACTGGTGGCCAAGAAAGCCGTGGAACAGGGCCTGCAGCGCAAGCCCTGGGTCAAGAGCTCCCTGGCTCCTGGCTCCAAGGTGGTGACCGACTACTACAAGGCCGCCGGCCTGACGCAATACCTGGATCAGTTGGGCTTCGACCTGGTGGGTTACGGCTGCACCACCTGCATCGGCAACTCCGGACCGCTGCAGGAGCCGATCGAAAAAGCCATCCAACAGGCCGACCTCACCGTGGCTTCGGTGCTGTCGGGCAACCGCAACTTCGAGGGCCGGGTGCACCCGCTGGTGAAAACCAACTGGCTGGCCTCGCCGCCCCTGGTGGTGGCCTATGCCCTGGCCGGTACGGTGCGCATCGACCTCAGCAGCGAACCCCTGGGCCAGGGCAAGGACGGCCAGCCGGTGTACCTGCGGGACATCTGGCCCAGCAGCCAGGAGATCGCCGAGGCCGTGGCCCAGGTCAACACCCGGATGTTCCACAAGGAATACGCCGAAGTGTTTGCCGGTGACGCCCAATGGCAAGCCATTGAAGTGCCACAAGCGGCCACTTATGTCTGGCAGGACGACTCCACCTATATCCAGCACCCGCCCTTCTTCGATGACATCGCCGGACCGCTGCCGCAGATCAAGGATGTCAACGGCGCCCGGGTCCTGGCCCTGCTGGGGGATTCGGTGACCACCGACCACATCTCCCCCGCCGGCAACATCAAGGTCGACAGCCCGGCCGGCCGCTACCTGCGGGACAAGGGCGTGGAACCGCGGGACTTCAACTCCTACGGCTCACGGCGCGGCAACCACGAAGTGATGATGCGCGGCACCTTCGCCAACATTCGCATTCGCAATGAAATGCTCGGCGGCGAGGAAGGCGGCAACACCCTGTACATCCCCACCGGCGAGAAGCTGGCGATCTATGACGCGGCCATGCGTTACCAGGCCGACGGCACGCCGCTGGTGGTGATCGCCGGCCAGGAATACGGCACCGGCTCCAGCCGCGACTGGGCCGCCAAGGGCACCAACCTGCTGGGGGTCAAGGCGGTGATCGCCGAAAGCTTCGAGCGCATCCACCGCTCCAACCTGGTGGGCATGGGGGTCTTGCCCTTGCAGTTCAAGCTCGATCAGAACCGCAAGAGCCTCAAGCTCACCGGCAAGGAAACCCTGGACATCCTCGGCCTGAGCGATGTGGAACTGACACCGCGGATGAACCTGCCCCTGGTCATCACCCGCGAAGATGGCAGCCAGGAGAAGATCGAGGTGCTGTGCCGCATCGACACCTTGAATGAAGTGGAGTACTTCAAGTCCGGAGGGATCCTGCACTACGTGTTGCGGCAATTGATTGCATCCTGA